The genomic DNA ATAAAGAGACTGAACAGATCGCTTCCTATTATTGTGACTTCTGGTGATGATTCATTGGAGACGGCCGGTAAGGTAAGGGAACAAGGTATCCTATTCTATGCAATCAAACCACTGGATATGCATGAGATTGAAATAGTTCTGAAGAAGGCATTAGCACGAGCGTCAATTTGTCAAAAGCCGATCACCCTGGTAAAACAAACACATGCAGGGAACGGACTCGAACATGACATTTTAAACATCAACGAAGCCAGTAAGATTCTGAAACTGAGCAGGAACACCTTAACAAAATTAGCCAAGCAAGGCGACATACCAGCATGCAGGATTGCGAACCGGTGGTACTTTATCAGGAATCAGATCTATGAATGGATGAGGATTAGGGCAGCTGGGAACCAATGTAATTATAGCACACTGATCCTTGAAACAATGGATGAAGGGGTGGCGGTTGTTGACAGAAGACTCAGAATAATCAGCTGCAACAGTGCTTACCTCAAGGCACTGGATGTCCCCCGAGACCGTGTTATTGGGGAACCCTGCTACCGGGTCAGTCACCGCTCAGTCAGTCCCTGTGACGAGCCTATATGTCCTGTCCGGAAAGCCTTCAGAACGCAGCAGGCCGTAAAAGTCCTACATGTCAACTATGACAATGAAGGTAAGGAACGTTACTGTGATGTAGTTGCGCTGCCGATCAAGGATGCTAATGGCAAAATCAATAGTGTGCTTGAGATTATTAGAGATAACACGGAAATATACAGCCTCAATAGACATCTCAATAGTGTAATGCGGTTTTTCGCACGCGAGTCAAAGGCGACGCTAGGTACAGTTATGATGAACATCAGTGCACTCGCTGATGAGAATTTGTCCACAGCAATTGAGAGACCAAAGCGGGATGAGATGCTCGCCAGTTCATTATGCAACCTTAAGCTCATGCAAGACATGATAAGGAATTACATATTATCCTATCAAGCAGAAAACGGAAGACTGCAATGCAACAAGAGCATAGTTGATATTGTTCATGACATAATTGAACCCGTCATATCCGAAACGATACCGTTTCTTCGCAAGAGGGCAATGTCAATCGACGCTGCTACTGGAAAGTTACGACCTGTCTTTTGTGACCTCGAACTCTTGAAGGTCGCATTCACTAATATGATTGCTGGTGTGGCGAAATATGCAATGAACACATCCAAGATTCGGTGTTCAACTGAAACATATGAAGAT from candidate division WOR-3 bacterium includes the following:
- a CDS encoding PAS domain-containing protein encodes the protein MDSDRECVGLLLKELRNLGYRAEAVEQTKTLLRMVKDDLIDVLILAVDAWGGGRFELIPLIKRLNRSLPIIVTSGDDSLETAGKVREQGILFYAIKPLDMHEIEIVLKKALARASICQKPITLVKQTHAGNGLEHDILNINEASKILKLSRNTLTKLAKQGDIPACRIANRWYFIRNQIYEWMRIRAAGNQCNYSTLILETMDEGVAVVDRRLRIISCNSAYLKALDVPRDRVIGEPCYRVSHRSVSPCDEPICPVRKAFRTQQAVKVLHVNYDNEGKERYCDVVALPIKDANGKINSVLEIIRDNTEIYSLNRHLNSVMRFFARESKATLGTVMMNISALADENLSTAIERPKRDEMLASSLCNLKLMQDMIRNYILSYQAENGRLQCNKSIVDIVHDIIEPVISETIPFLRKRAMSIDAATGKLRPVFCDLELLKVAFTNMIAGVAKYAMNTSKIRCSTETYEDLDIVVSGVGVSIPHEKFQAISDGILDVEHKEMSDADMGLHIAKRIAEIHGGMLSIETGYIIEDKHVPFDESRLHDRSNLSGRVSQTEFVKFRLRIPHVDAHWEYGGDK